ttcccgaATTTGCAatgaacttttttgtacttccttctttcatctgtcgactgaagtatttctactgctacccatggtttcttcgcagttacgttctttgtatcAATGTTTTTCGTTCCGACTtcggtgattgctctttttagagatgtctattcctattcaactgtactgcctactgagctattgcttattgctgtatctatagcgttagagaacttcagcgtagctcgtcattccttagcacttccctGTCCCACTAGAGTAATATAATCATTCGGCACAATGTCATTTATTTCTAACGAAATTATCGGTTTCGGGCCATTGTGAGTCATCCTCAGAGCTTAAAAGTACAAGCTGAGGTCCAGACTCATTACTGCGGTAATCATATTGTCTCTCTCACGTTTTCACTCACCTCCGAAAAGTGATAGCACTGATTactgtgcacagtgacagatggagaTAGTATGGACTGCTCGTACCTCGTCATCTGTCATGGAACTTTCTATACTATGCTCGTCTGTGAAGGTTCCGTTATCTCGCTCAAAACGTGATTTTATTCTTGCGTTAATAATCTGAGCTTGGAGTACGTCATCCGATTTGAGCAACGCGTTTTGTGTTTTCTCCTATTGGTTTTTCAACGTATTAAAACTGCTAGCAGTAGACATGTCATCGCATGGCATAGCCTAGAGATAAATGGTAAACCATTGCTGCAATGAGACCTGGTTTGGTTTGAAGAGCGAATTGCTTTTTGGAGTAGCCAACGCCTGTTACAGTCTATCAGATGTAAACAGTTTCCTTTGGATAACGCAGCGTCTGTGCGTGGAGTGGTATAACTTCAGTTCGACACACAAATGTCAATGTGCCAAACATAAAACCTCGATTGCACAGATCAAACTTATAGCTAAATAATCACCCATAGAATTGTCTGTATCTGGAATCTGGAAGTGCTTAGCGACCATACCCACttcagttggtgaaagaaggtACTGTACAACAGTCAGTCGCAAGTTGTGTTTGTTGACGTGTATAGCTACAGAGGGCCTATGCCAAATAATGGGTGAAATGTTTTAACTTTATCTGCTGGTATGTACCACCCACTTTATGTGAAACTTATACAATTGCACTTTGGTATTAACATGTATGCGATTGTATATTAATTGGCTCCTGTATTACCTCCAGCGCAGaggatggtcactcagtgactgaAACCTAGATCTGCTACAATAAACGCAAGTTGCGACTGAGTGCTGTACCTTCTTTCCCAAACTGAATCATTCATAGTCACAAAAATCCTGTTGTCGGTGCTTCAGACCTTGATTTCAGGCCTCTGGGCAACTAAACTTGACCAAACAATAGCCATATTGTATTTACAACCACGGTACAGTTTAGCACGTAGAGACTgtgagtagcctgtttatatgtttgtatgctgGTAGCGCTATAGGCTGTATTAATGTCGCTGACAGTGCTCTGCGCCCTGGGACTAGCAGCTAGCAGTTAGCGAATGGACGGCTTGGACGTATGTCTCTCGTGGAGACACAGTGTTAGCAGGACATGCAtagtaaaatgaggatggatgtagttggtaatgtttggttATTGGGATTATATATGACTATATAATTTTTGAAACTggttgtcacatgaataaggtgaaATCTGCTAAATATATcttttactgaaacttcctggcagattaaaactatgcgcccgaccgagactcgaactcgggaccgagttcgagtctcggtcgggcacacagttttaatctgccaggaagtttcatatcagcgcacactccgctgcagagtgaaaatttcattctggaaatatcttttACTCTTCAGCAAAATCTTTCTTTTCCTAACCATATGCCTCCAAGTAGTTAAAGTCTATaaaagaatctttttatttagctggctgtagttgctacttgctgtaattgctgcagttcatgttatgaagattttctatgaggtaagtgatttatcaaAAGTAtggattattgttaggatttcttcaaattcagggccattcttttctgttAGTTATTTGAAATCATATTGTCATTGTAGAACAGTCAGATTgctttgggcttgtatattgtgggtaaggaatgaataggttaagtttgtgtTGTCTTTGCCAGgcgaaattctgtaggtcagtgttgaatgataaaaataagtaacgagacagTAGGTTCAGGTACAGTCAGCAGTTTCACTTACACAAAGAAGTTTCAAGACCTTGGCTCTTTACGTCTGTCTGAAACCCACAGATCATGTCTGGGACGTTTACGGGAACCGTGTCCCTGCACGTAGTTACACCCACACTCTGGTTGTACTGAAAAAAAACGTTGCCGCGATTTTAGTGCTCACTTTCTATGGAATTCATAAGCAGCATCAGTAACAGCAAAACACAGCTTTTATTCCTTTCTTTTCTATAAGTTTAAGTCGAACATTAGTTGCTGTGGTACTTGGCATCAACAGAGTAAAAACTGTTGTGAAATGAGcaatagaaataataatatttgttttgttaCAAAATTTTCGGACGCAGAACACATTTACTCGAGTACATAAACGTACTTTCCAAACCCTGTAAATAGTTCAGCCATTTTTTAAATTCCTATTTTCATAGAATTTTAAAAGGCGTTACTTATTTTCTTGCGTgggagaaataaaagtaaaaatctcAGAAGGGCACCTCGTATCAGACATGATAATTCTGCCATTAACTGTAGTGTTGTTATGCCTATTTTAGGAATTCAAGGTCGTCAATGGAACTGAGAGACCACAATTTACCCATACTATGCTCTCAACTAGCACTCCCTTCTGGCTGACAGTGAGGATGGAGTAACTGTAACAATGACTGGGCAGCCTACTTAGAAAACTCATGGATTGAATATGAATGGAACTAAAACCacatagaagaaattaaaaaagttgTGTCTGGAATTTTCTCAGAATGATAGATTTCCCATGCTCTTTCGTTCAAAATTTGTCTACATTAATCACAGCAATTAACGAGACAAAGTCacgggtcaaaatggctctgagcactatgggacttatgatctatggtcatcagtcccctagaacttagaactacttaaacctaactaacctaagggtatcacacaacacccagtcatcacgaggcagagaaaatccctgaccccgccgggaatcgaacccgggaacccgggcgtgggaagcgagaacgctaccgcacgaccacgagctgcggatacggGTCAGATAAGAAGATCGTTtgaatgaatctttcacatcatcCGTTTAAAGCTTGCGGCATCTCATAGACTTATCGTAATTATCTTAATGATTTTGTTATTACATCCATCAAAAAAAGTAATTTCAGCTCTTGACTTTTGTATTCATATGGAAAAATAAGATAATCTCCAACAAACGTTGACGTAAATTAATACTCGACAGAACTGATATCGCTGgtcgttgtggcggagcggttctaggcccttcagtttggaaccgtgcgaccgctacgaccgcaggttcgaatcctgcctcgcgcatggatatgtgtgatgtccttaggttagttaggttgaagtagttttaagttctaggggactgatgccctcagatgttaagtcccttagtgatcatagccatttgaactatttgttaagtcccatagtgctctgagccatttgaaccatttgttaagtcccatagtgctcagagccatttgagacagaaCTGGTAACCTCTGGACACGATTCTTCCAGAACATGCATAGTGGCGTAAAAGAAATCACATTTTATATCTGATCAGTTAAAAATAAGACTCCTCTTTTCAAGAAATAACACAATAATTAGAGATCTTCGTAAACGTTTGTGGCTTTTCCCCGAGAGATCAGGATCTAAAACAAGCAATGTCAACTGTTTGGAAAAGAAGGTAAAAAAATAACTTACATTACTACTTGTCATATAGAGACAGGTATTGTGTCCATTGTAGATGCAGAAGGAGCACAGTCCAGATAGTTACAGAGTAGCTCGGCATGGAAGCGTTCTGTAATGTTTCCGACTACCGTGCTGCAATCAGTATGTTAATAGAATCTGTACCACTGTGCAGTGACTAACAAGTCACAGTTTTATGTATAAGTTAGAAATGACTAACGTCTATGAATTTGTTGATCAGGAGTGATACACGAAGCACAAAAGTTAACGGAAATGTAGCCATACATCTAGCATCGCCTGCTATTTAATGTATACATATGTGTAGTTATGTAGATCTTAGACAGATGTATCTGTGTCcaacaaatatttacaaaagtgaattaagagaaaatttgaagaaaaagaaataaaagatttagCATAACAATGAGGAGCTCATTTTGTCTTACTCTCTGTTACAATACTGTACAATAGTTATAGATTCATCGTTTTCTTTTACTAAAACTGAACTAAAACAATTAGtgttactaaaatgcttcattttgATCAGAATGTAAGGTAGTGTCATCTGGCGGTCGATAACTCACGTGTTGCAACATCGTGCAGTTTGTTAAAAGGGATCCAGCGTATATTCCAGCGCATCATTAATGGTAATTCAGAAACTTTCAAAGAACTGTGCGTATTTAAATTGGAGCGAGAAATTGTTTAGACTGGAGCGCCACGGACTTTGTCAGAGCCTGGTGCCAGAATTCTGTCGCTGACCGACATACACTGACTCAGTTTTACGACATGTTAGGTGCTCCACTACCGTGACCCGAGCACTGGGCAATACCCGACGTTCGAAGGGAGGAAGAACGCGGTGTAACAAGAGTCATGAGATAGCAATATgtgcatatacagatggtggtagtatggcgcacacgaggtataaaacggcagtccattggcggagccGTCGTTTGCGGTATGGTGATTCATgcaaaaaggtttccaacgtgattatggacgcacgatggaaattaacagactttaaacgagaAATGGTACAGCTAGACGCACgggaaatccatttcggaaatcgttagtgaattcactatttcgagatccacagtaatGGCAATTCAGAATCTTTCAAGGAACTGTGCGTATTTAAAAGTGGAGCTAGGTCCACAGTAtcgagagtatgccgagaatatgaaacttcaggcattgcctctcaccccgctcaacgcagtggccgacggctatcACTTAgcaaccgaaagcagcggcgtttgcttagaagtgtcactgctaacagacaagcaacactgcgtgaaggaaccgcagaaattaatgtgggacgtacgaagacgTGGTCAGACAATGCCAGCGATCATTCACCAGCCGCTGGTCTGTGTTTCGATCGAGGTCAACACTACCGACAACCGCTGTGCTGAGTATTGGCCACCTCCGCCCACACTTACGAGTGCAGGACTGCCAACACCCGACACTGCACTCCAAGACAACTGAAATGCCCTACCAACAAGGTCGCTTCCCAGCCACAGGAATGGGAAGCTATGACACACGCCCCGCCGTACCGCCGCCAccaccgacgccgccgccgccgctgcaagcCTGCCTCCTGCGTGTGCACAGTTCCTACACCTTGTAACCAAACCCTCCGATGCCACATGTGACTGACTCATCTAAGATATTAGTAAAAGAATCGCGTTAATCTAACTTCTTAATATTTTCGTAACAGGGAAAGAATTTCTTTCCAGCTACGAAACTAGCAACTAGCTATTGTAGTAGCTGTGTTTGCCTTCTATGATGTTTAATACGGCAAAGAATAAGTTACTCGAAAGGACAATTGCATACAGTATAAGCTGGACAACACCGAATAGTTATTTTCCCGCCCTCGTTACCGAAGTTCTGACTCGGGTTCCCGAGGAAATGCTTCAGGTGCTCTGCTGCTTTCAATTAATATAATcgatttagtagacaatctgagcaaccatctTAGATCCTTCACGAATGAACCTGTCTTTTGCAGTCTTCGGGAGATtaaaatcaatttcaaaattacCTAGACAAAATATCTGTGTGGGGCAAAAAATAACAATTGAACCCAAACAATAAACGATGTAACACCgcctacatgagtactaaaaaattcGGTTACTCCAGCagtcagataaattgacaaattgtTGAGTCAAATCGGTAAAACAAAGCGCATGAAAACGGGATTTTCCATCGCTCAACCGTCGgattctgttggtgatcaaaaaGGTGGGGTTTAGTGTTTTTGATACCCCTTCGGCAAGGGAAAATTTGTATGCCCAACAGAAAAATCGTCTtactgtcactatcctacagtacagtgtcAAAGTATCACTATTACACATTGCCTCCTGCTTAGCCAAATGGAGCGAATCGGGTATTTctctttgcatttgatgtggtctacgatcGGCTTCATTTCATGTGGTCCACGGCCAACTTGATGGCACTTACCGATGCAGCGTTAGTTCATACGCGATTCCGCGGGAAACCCAAAAAGACGGGTTTCTTTATTATGTTTTCGTCGTCACCAGCGGGCAAAAACTCATCCGAAGATTCCAAGAAGGCTAGGCACCGAAAGTCCCCGATCTCGAATATCAAAAGATTGTTGATGTCTttaaaaataccaaaaaaaaaagagattcaAACTTTCCCTATTTCTACACCTAAAATCCAGTATAAGGCAAAATACACATAATAAACAACAGAAGAAAACTGTTTAAAGTTCAACTGCATATTCTCTAGCTCTAGAAGAGCCATCTACCACTtgtcaaaaatctttatccattatcgAGAAATATCTCTAACAATTTGTGTTGTGGATACAAAAACCCAGCCGTGGATTCCGAAATGGTTATGCACAGTAAATACcagtaatttttacaaaatattcctAAGATGCCGATCTCGAACGTTCCTGGAAATTTTCTTCATATACTTACCAATTTTCCAGATACGCTGTTTCTTGCGCACCGACATAGTTGCGTCCCACACCGCCATGACACGCTACGACTCAATCCCTCTACTGACAGAGGGCTGGAGATATGCAAACAGGGAGAATAAAGATATACAATGTTAATaccgtttattttatttaatatgttttaagagttttcacctaAAAAGACGCAGTAATTACTTTGCAGCACACCCTCGTGTATAGTATATCTATTTCTTGAAGTGAGCGATGTAAAGTTAGTAACTTCACTGCATGCTGTAATTTATTTGGAAGAGGAGTCAAGCCAATAGGTTCGATTTCTTGGCTACTAACCACACTTAAAAATTTTGACTCCTTGAAAGTGCCGAGTATCGTTAATTGTcatgtttatttaatgttatatctTCTGACAAGTAATTAACAACTTAAATAATTGCCGTCCGCGGCAGTTACATTGAGCGGTAGACCTTTTGCTGTCACTGTGGCGTTTCTGCTGTTTGAATGATAAACAAAGGAAGACGACTTCAAAAGAGATCTAAAATTAAATACGACCTGGCACAAACTTCAATCCCAAAGATATAAACTCACTTCATAAAAGTAGGAATACCTTACCATTCAAATTAAATTTCATTGCAGAAAGGTAGTGGTGCATATTTTCTCAAAGATATCATTTTTGACTTACTGTTTCAACTGAttaaatttcttcttcatctggttACTGTCTGCAACACCTTAATAATTAGCATATACTACTTACTTGATAGACTTTTCGGTAGTGTATTAGTTGTACCTTTAGATAATAGGTAAGCCCTTCTTAGAGGCTTTCACTCAACGGAGACAGCAGTTACGATTATTTGATGTGGCTGAATTAGAAACTTTACTTtgcttttggaaacaaaatgcGTTGTATTAATTTTCACCACAATTCTTTGTTTTCTAGAAAATGTGAAGAACTTAGGAAATAAATTCCTAAGACTACGCTAAGAATTTTTTGCACATTTTAGTGGACTTTAGACAAAAAGAGTATGGGCACTATGCAGGTTCACTTACATTAGCAGCAAAAGTGCTGCACGGTTGTCTACCATGATGTGGGACGAGCGGTCGAGGAAAAGAAGGGTATTAGGAAAGGCAATAAAAATGAATGATGCAAAGTGGTCGAAGACATCAAGTAAAACGATCGACTCGTGGGCTTTTGTCATTGGTGGCTTCAGGCAGAAATTCCCAGCAGTGCTCCGGTGTACTAGAGGTGGAGAGTTCAAGGACCTTTTCTAGAACTTTTACAATGACTGTGGTATACCTGGAGAACGTTTAGTTTGTCAGATAATTCGTAAAAAACAGTCGCCTAACTCGAAGACCGAATTTATTTCGTGAATCTGAGCAGGAGAAAATAGTGAAACTATGGCATGTGtgagagattggttggttggttggtttggggaaggagaccagacagcgtggtcatcggtctcatcggattagggaaggatggggaaggaagtcggccgtgccctttcagaggagccatcccggcattggcctggagtgatttagggaaatcacggaaaacctaaatcaggatggccggacgcgggattgaaccgtcgtcctcccgaatgcgagtccagtgtctaaccactgcgccacctcgctcggtgtgtgagaGACCTACGCTGAGAAAACGGGTTGGACAACGTGTTTAGCATTTGTCTATGCATGTAGTGTAGAGCAATGTACGCACGGGTTTTAAATGCCTGCTGTAAACGCTCCATGTCAGTTTATCGGATTCATACAGCAGCAACAGGTCAATGGGCGAACGTTGAGCTTGGGAGGGACCTGATAAGAGATAAGCAAAGTGAATATAAAAGGCGCCACCGTCAGCAGGGACGGGCAGCAGCCACTCGGAGACATGCCGAAAGCGACCGCCGCGCTGTGCCTGCTGGCCGcctgcgccgccgccgcccccgcccccggcgCGCCCCCCGCCAGGGCCCGCGGGCCGCCCCCGCGCCTCGGAGGCCGCATTGTGGGCGGCGCGCCGCTGGACATCTCCGCGGTCCCGTGGCAGGTCGCCCTGGAGCTCACGGATGGGCTGCTCTGCGGCGGCTCCATCATCAGCAGCACCTGGGTGCTCACTACGGCGCACTACATTGCCCTCGACGGCTTCGACGTCAGGTTCCTCTCCGTAAGGGCTGGCACCTCCACTCGAGAGAGCGGTGGCACCGTTTATGGTGTCACTGAAGCAATCATCCACGACAGTTTCAGCTGGGTTAATGGCGATTACGACATCGCTGTCGTTGCTGTCAATGGCTCGTACACCTTTGGACCGAACATTCAGGTAAAGTCTGAAGAAGCGGTAAGCCTTACACAATGAGTCATGCAGACTGCAGATACTAGGCAGAGTCATAAAGTTTTAAACAGCACCTCaagaaaataaaatcacttaattcaCAATGAAGTGACCAAATTCGTAggatcaatgattggttcagttggaccacaggtcCTTGTCCACTCCATATAAACAGAGTCTGCACAGTTATGGAGCCTACGCCAGCATGCACAGGACCTTGTTCACAACCTGGGTCCATAGttctgtggggtctgcgccacactcgaaccctaccagcaactcttaccatctgaaatcgggacgcaCCTGACGGGGCCACTGTTATCTAGTCGTCTATGGGCCAACCGATATGGTCCCAAACCcacgagaggcactgcaggcgatgtcatgctgttagcaaagacactggcgttggtcgtctgctgccatatcccattggtgccaaatttcaccgcactgtcttaaACGGTATGTTCTTAATATGTCCAACatgatttctgcagctatttcacgcactgttgcctgTTTGTTAGCACGCGAACGCTGCTgccctctgtcgttaagtgaaggctgccggCCGTTGCAttttccatggtgagaggtaatgcctgtaatttggtattcacggtacattctCCACACTGTttatctgggaatattgaattccctaatgacatCCGGAATGGACTGTCCCACGCGTCCAGTTCCAACTACATTTCGGCTTCcgtagtttgttaattcccgtcgtgcgggccGTAATCtcgtgggaaaccttttcacactaaTCAATAGAGTACAAATGAAAACTCCGCCATTACAGTGCCTTTATATaccttgtgtgcgtgatgctaCCGCCATCTACACCTGCACATACCGCTATCCACGTTATGAAGAGTAATGTGCTAATTCGTTTTCGGCAGCAGTGGGACCGTTGAACGCAGAGGTGTAAGTTATCTGTATTGGATTTTCAGGTTGCAGTATTCCCATTACTGCCGAAAATCAATGACCACATGATTCTCCACTGTACCAATTTGTCATGCCATTTTATTTTGGCTCCCCAATGTTGTCCTACATGAACCTGCTAATGAAAACAGATTAAtgacaaggggcgtttgaaaagtacgTGCGAAAGTAAAAACTACTTacctgtttggggtaaaccttttcatTTATCGACATAGTCTCCTATTAGACATATACACTTcgttcaacgctgttctaatttgttgatccgttccgaataataggaactgtccaagtctgcaaaatagctattacttgctgaaatcatCACCTCAttggaataaaatctttgtcccaccaaacatttcttcaaattgggcaaCACATAGTAGtctcgagggagccaagtctggagaatagggggaatgtGTAATGAGTTGGAGtccaatttccattaattttgcgaccacaattgctgaagtgtgtgctggtgcattgtcgtgatggaaaaggacattttgtgGGCCAATCGCCTGCGTTTTCATTGTAGCTTGGTTTTCAAAcggcccaataacgatgaataatccgcacctgtaatagttttaccattttccagatagtcgatgaggattatcctttgtgaatcccaaaagacagtcaccataacctttccggccgaacgaatggtcttcgccttttttggtgcagattctcactTGGTAGCacattgtttacattgttgtttggtctcaggagtatagtaatctatccatgtttcatccacagtgacgaaacgacgcttaaagtcctgccgattcttcctgaacagctacaaacCATCCTTGCATCACTTCACACGATTACAGTTTTGgttaagcgtgagcaatcgcggaacccatcttgcggatagctctctcatgtccaaatgtttatgcaaaatattatgtacccgttcattcgagatgcccacagcgctagcaatctcacgcatcttaaatcttctgtcatccatcaccgtatcatggattctatcaatgatttctggagtcgtaaccttcaCAGGGCGTCCATAACGTTTAGCATCATTTGTACCCatacggccactccgaaaattcTGAAACCACTTATaacctgttctaatcgaaggtgcagagtcatcgtaatgtttatcaagcttttatttggtctcctgaggcgttttacctttcataaagtagtgtttatcaccacaggaaatttttttcgtccattttttgacaaatcACACGACTTCCTTGATTCGCACgaataccaaacacaaaaaaaatagaccaatacggctgaaacgtggtatgcgttctttccaaagatgctactaactaaacatggcctcgattagcgccatctctcggactttgcacggacttttcaaacgcccctcgtacgtacCCCTAGTCCTCTCGGTAtgacaaaacattatgactgtcGTATAAGTTGCTAATTATCGTTAAATTTTACTTCTAATGTAATGTTTGCTTCGACTTTTCTTCTAGATCTCTTTCAGCTTCTTTGTAACTAAGATAACAATATTAGTGGTATGTAACACAGCAGTGGCCACTGCACACTATAGATAATGCATAGAATagaaaatgtaagattttctgaaACTAGAAGCTTCCACTGAGCACTCACTTAAATCAGGATGTATCCCAAAGTATTAAAAAAGTTCAGATGTATATTTAATGTGCAAGTCGCACAGAAAATACCCAACAGACTTTCTAAGAAGAGAATAACCAAAATCAATAGAATCGCAAATCTATATTTTGTAAACGTTTATAAAGGGTTCGTCAAGCCTGAAGACAAGTATTAAAAACTCTTGCCTTGCTcgatcgggcattatcttgctgaaatgtaagccaaagaTAGCTTGCCGCGAATAGCGGCAAAACGGAGTGTAGAATGCTTTTCACGTACAACCGTGCTGTAAGGATACTGTGGATAACAATCAAAAGGGTTGTGCTAAGAAATgcaatgccaccccagaccatgactcctgtCTATCTAGCCATATGGAGGGAATAGTCAGGTCGTTAACCCACTGCTGACTGGGGCGTAtctagacacatcttcggcctggagtctcattgactggaattCCAGTGATCTCACTTCGAACtgtgccccgatgaccagcaaaggtgtgtctggagacgcccagacagtggtggggtacGAACCTGACTATCGCCCATGATATGGTCCAACAAACCCGAGTgacagtctggggtgccatttcattcctGTAGCAGGACCTGTTTGGTTCTCATCTGTGGAacccttagagcacagcggtatgttgacgatgttctacgccccgttttgtaccCCATTTTGTATTCCTTGATGGCAAGCTATTCTGGGTTACATTCAGAAAAATAATGTCCgcacac
This genomic interval from Schistocerca cancellata isolate TAMUIC-IGC-003103 chromosome 3, iqSchCanc2.1, whole genome shotgun sequence contains the following:
- the LOC126176217 gene encoding trypsin delta-like; this encodes MPYQQGRFPATGMGSYDTRPAVPPPPPTPPPPLQACLLRVHSSYTLARGPPPRLGGRIVGGAPLDISAVPWQVALELTDGLLCGGSIISSTWVLTTAHYIALDGFDVRFLSVRAGTSTRESGGTVYGVTEAIIHDSFSWVNGDYDIAVVAVNGSYTFGPNIQAIALADMDLAAGTFVNITGWGYTDIMGPTSQKLLAVSTVIIEQSACNATWGDITDNMFCTRYEGEGPCTGDGGGAVVKDKVQYGVFSRTLCALNQVPEVHTSVAALRSWISEATGV